Part of the Methylomonas rapida genome is shown below.
CACGACCTTATCGCGCAAGCCGTTCGCAGCCAAGGCCTGATGGACTTCGGCGACGCCGATTTCCGGCGAACGGCCGGTGTTTTTCAGGCTGGTCACCGCCGCGGCGCCAGTACCGCCGGTGTTGCCGGCCACGTTGATGACGTCGGCGCCGGCTTTGGCCACGCCGACCGCAATCGTGCCTATACCTTCCGAAGATACCAGTTTGACCACGACCTTGACACGTGCGGCCTTGGCGTCGTGGATCAATTGGCCCAAATCCTCGATCGAGTAGGTGTCGTGGTGCGGCGGTGGACTGACCAGTTCCACTTTCGGCGTGCCGCCGCGCAGTGCGGCGATTTCGACCGAAACTTTGGGCGCTGGCAGCTGACCGCCTTCGCCGGGTTTCGCACCCTGGCCGATTTTGATTTCGATTTCCTCGATGGTCGGATCAGCCAGATAGCCAGCCCAAACGCCGAAACGGCCGGAGGCGAATTGTTTGATTTTGCTGGAACGCAGTGTGCCGAAACGGCTGGAATGCTCGCCGCCTTCGCCGGAGTTGCTCTTGGCGCCGGCGATGTTGGTGCCCATCGCCACCGCTTCATGCGCTTCGGCCAACAGAGCACCGTGGCTCATCGCGCCGGAGGCGAATGCCGCGGTAATTTCATGCGCAGGCTGCACTTTGTCCAACGTGATACCGTTGCGCGCGGTAATGATATTGTTCAGGTAAAAGTACAGGATGCTGTCCGTGTCGTTGACGCGAACATTGATCACATCGTTTTCGACGGTCAAGCCAAAGTCGTGGCCGGCAAAGCGCGCTTTTAGGTGTTCGGCGAGTTGCTCCAGGCGCGACTTGGCGTTGTCGCGGCTGAAATGCAACGAAAATACCACGCCATTGGTTTTTTCGACCTGCAGGCCGCGCACCAGGAAATTATTGTTGCCGTATAGATTCTGACTGCCCAGCAAGCGATCGAAATCGGCTTTGCTGTTGGCGCTGCCGATGTCTACCGGAAATTCCATGACGTCGCGCAGCGCGGCGGGGCGATTGGCGCGTTCTTGCGCCAGATTTCGGGTAAAGCTGCGATAAGCCGGTGTGATGCCGAAGGCGTCGATTTGCTCCGGCGTGCGTTTGTCGTAGCCAAAGTCGCGATAGGCGGTGTCGCTGGCTTCGTCGGCCTGTTGCTTCGGCGGCTTTGGTTCCAGACCAACTGCCGCACTCCCACCATCCGTGGCGGTCGGTACATACAGAATCGGCTCGTCGGTCATGTTGATATATTCGCGAACCGCCAGATTGCCGAAGGTATGGCCGGCGCCGTCCTGACGTTCCTTGAACAAGCCCAGGAACGGAATATCGTTTTCGTCCTTGACCGATAATGCCTTGTGATGCCATTCGGTGGCGCTGGCCGCAATGTCGGCGTAACGCACGCCGCCTACCGAGGCGTGGATGTTCGGGAAGTAAGGCTTCAATTTGGGCTCGTCGGTGTCCAGATAGTTGGACTCGAAGAATTCACCGCCGATATAACTTTCCGCGGTACACAGGCCGAATTTGCCCATGGTTTTCATCAACGATTTTTCGACGCCTTTCTGGAAGTTATACAAGGCTTTTTGTCGGGATTCTGGGTCGGCGTATTCGGTCATGACCCGGTTATGCACGCTCAATGGGCAAATCGCCGAGGCGCCGAAGCCCAGAATGGTGGCGACGTCGTGCGGGCTGGCCGCTTGACCCGTTTCCAGAATCAGCGACGAGTTGAAGCGCAGGCCTTGCGCAACCATATGCTGGTTGGCGGCCGCGACCATCAGGATGGCCGGAATCGCGGCTTTGGTTTTGCCGATATCGGCGTCGCTCAGGATGATGATGCCGGTATGGCTGCGCGCGGCCTGTGCGACTTGTTCACAGACTGCATGCAAGGCTTGTTCCAGGGCTTGTTCGTTTTTTGCCGCGTCGGCGAAATCCGGCGCGTACAGCATGTCCAGAGTGATGGTTTTGACCTGGGTTTGCCGGCGGATTTGTTCCAGTTGCGTGCGCTGTAGAATCGGTGACTCTATCATCAGCTGTTTGCTGTGGCTCGGTGCAAACGTGGGTTTCGCGCCCAGGGCCACGCGCAAGGTCATGCCGTCGCTCTCGCGCAGTGAATCCAGCGGCGGATTGGTAACCTGGGCGAAACGTTGGCTGAAGTAACGCGACATGCCGCCTTCGGCCGCGCTGAGCGCGTTGGGCGCCAGGCCGTAACCCATGGCCGAAACTTTTTCCAGCCCAGTCTGCAGGATAGGGTCGAGCAAAAACTTGAAGCTTTCTTGATTGAGCGAGTAAGCGGTATGGCGCTGGTCGATGTTCAGCTCATGGTCGTTGCCGATTTCGGCCAAATTCACTTTCGGCAGTGCGCCGATATGCACGCAGCGTTCCGCCAGCATGGCTTTGTAATCTCTTTCCCGAGCCAGTCTTTCCAGTACTTGATGGCTGTCGTAGGATTGGCCGGTGGCGTGGTCGAAATACAGCATGCCGCCGGCTTCGATGCGGCCGCGTTTCAATACGTGTTCCGGCGGAAAGTCGATTTGACCGGCTTCCGACATCACTGCCAGGTACTCGTTGGTTTCCACCGAACGCAAGGGGCGCAGTCCCAAGCGGTCCAGGCGGGCGCCGACGCGAATGCCGTCATTGAAAATCAGCGCCGCAGGGCCGTCATTTTTCTCTTCGTACAGGCTGAAATATTCCAGCATGGCCCTGACGTCAGCCGACAAGGTGGTGTCGTTTTCCCAGGCCGGCGGCATCATCGCCAGAATCGCGGTGACGATGTCCAGCTCGTCTTCGTTGATGCGGCGGGTCAGGGTTTGGTCCAGACGGCCCGAGTCGGATTGGCCGCACGGAAATACGATGTGTTTGTTGTTCTGCCGGGCGATCGCGTTTTCGCTGAGGCGGTTTTTCTTGTCGGTGTTCAGCTCGCCGTTGTGCGCCATGTAGCGGAACGGCTGCGCCATCATCGTCGCCGGCGCGGTGTTGGTCGAGAAGCGGGTATGGAAGAACAGCGTGCTGATTTCGTGATCTTTGTCGTACAAATCGACGAAATAGGGAATCACTTCGAACGAGTTCAGGCGGCCTTTGTAAACCAGGGTGCGCGAACTCATCGACAACGGATAAAAGCCCTGCAATTCAGGACGATTGAAGCCGTCGGCCTCGATGGCCAGCAAGGCTTTTTGGATATGTCTTTCGAATTCGTCGTGGCTGGCGTCTTTCAGCGAGGCAGGACGGCCAAAGATCAATTGCTTGATCGGCAGTTGCGCCTTGATGGCTGCTGCATTCAACACCAGTTTGTCGACCGGCACGTCGCGCCATTTGATGACCGGCAGGTCGAATGCTTTCAGATGCTGTTCGATCAGTTGAACCGCGATGGAGTCGTAGTGGTCGTGGTCTTCCGGAAAGAAGAAGTTGGCGACGCCGAATTGGCCCAGTTGCAGGGTTTCCAGGTTGGTGATTTTGCGGAAAAATTTCAACGAAATATCGATGTTAACGCCCGCGCCATCCCCGATGCCCTCGGCGCTCATGCCGCCACGATGAGGGATGGTACAGAGTGCCTCGTGGGACTTGACCAGCAGGTCGTGCGTCTGCTTGCTGTCCTTACGCGTGATGAAGCCTACGCCGCAGCTGTCCTGCGACAAGTCGGCATCATAAAGCATCTGTACTGAGTTTTTTTTCTGGGCGTTATTGATCATTGCTATCCAGATCCTGTCTTGCTAAATCAAATGCGCTGCCGGGTATTTGCCATACGGGCAACGCCGTTTATGGTTTTTCTGTCTGCCGCGTGTTAGAGTCGTCGGAAGCGGCACAAAACCTGTGGGTTTGTTAAAAATTTCTGTTAGTGAAACTTTCCAATAATAACATGCGAAGGCGTTTCTGTCATTTCATTACTCTGAAAGTCATTGTGGGAGCGACGCACAGTCGCGATAAATGGCTTCAATTCGCGACTATGCGTCGCTCCTACAGCCAGAACTTTCATTTGCCGGGGCGATGCAAAGCCTTCATGAGCGTTACTGATGAAAATGACGCTGTTCTGGCATGACTCAATGTTATAAAACTCCGTTAAACAAATATGAAACAAGAATTTGATGTGGTGGTGGTAGGCGGCGGCATGGTCGGCGCGGCGGTGGCTTGTGCCTTGGGTAACAGCCCGCTTAAGGTGGCGGTGATCGAGGCGCAGGTGCCGGAAGCCTTTTCTCCAGATCAAGCGCATGATTTGCGGGTTTCCGCGCTGAGCATCGCCTCGCGCAACATCCTGGAAGCCGTAGGGGCCTGGCAAGGCGTTGTGGCCAAGCGCTTTTGTCCTTTCCGGCGCATGCGGGTCTGGGAAAAAGCGGGCGACACGATGTTCAATAGCGACGACATCGGTGCGTCGGAGCTGGGTTATATCGTCGAGAATCGAATCACGCAATTGGCGTTGTTGGAGCGCCTGTCTGCTTTCGACAATGTGACGCTGCTGATGCCGCAAACGATCAGCAAGATTCATTACGATGGTCACGGCAGCGAGATCGTGCTGGCTGACGGGGGTATGCTGCAGGCGAAGCTGCTGGTGGCGGCCGATGGCGGTCAATCGCGCGTCAGGCAGGCAGTGGGTCTGGGGGTGACCGGCTGGGATTACAATCAGCACGCCTTGGTGATTTATGTCGAAACCGCTTATCCGCAGCAGGATATTACCTGGCAGCGCTTCGTTCCCAGTGGTCCGCAAGCTTTCTTGCCGTTGCCCGGCAATTATGGCTCCATCGTCTGGTACCAGTCACCCGATGAAGTGCGCCGCCTGCAGGCCTTGTCCTACGAGCAATTGAAAGCGGAACTGGTC
Proteins encoded:
- a CDS encoding FAD-dependent monooxygenase, with the translated sequence MKQEFDVVVVGGGMVGAAVACALGNSPLKVAVIEAQVPEAFSPDQAHDLRVSALSIASRNILEAVGAWQGVVAKRFCPFRRMRVWEKAGDTMFNSDDIGASELGYIVENRITQLALLERLSAFDNVTLLMPQTISKIHYDGHGSEIVLADGGMLQAKLLVAADGGQSRVRQAVGLGVTGWDYNQHALVIYVETAYPQQDITWQRFVPSGPQAFLPLPGNYGSIVWYQSPDEVRRLQALSYEQLKAELVKAFPDCLGEITQILGVASFPLKRQHAQGYVKQGVALVGDAAHMINPLAGQGVNIGLLDAAALAEVLIDAQVRGKNIADLAVLKRYEAMRRNENLKMMTVMDVFYQSFSNDVLPVKLIRNIGLGLAQRLTPIRNKVMKAAMGLEGRLPKLARGESLLMN
- a CDS encoding glutamate synthase-related protein; translated protein: MINNAQKKNSVQMLYDADLSQDSCGVGFITRKDSKQTHDLLVKSHEALCTIPHRGGMSAEGIGDGAGVNIDISLKFFRKITNLETLQLGQFGVANFFFPEDHDHYDSIAVQLIEQHLKAFDLPVIKWRDVPVDKLVLNAAAIKAQLPIKQLIFGRPASLKDASHDEFERHIQKALLAIEADGFNRPELQGFYPLSMSSRTLVYKGRLNSFEVIPYFVDLYDKDHEISTLFFHTRFSTNTAPATMMAQPFRYMAHNGELNTDKKNRLSENAIARQNNKHIVFPCGQSDSGRLDQTLTRRINEDELDIVTAILAMMPPAWENDTTLSADVRAMLEYFSLYEEKNDGPAALIFNDGIRVGARLDRLGLRPLRSVETNEYLAVMSEAGQIDFPPEHVLKRGRIEAGGMLYFDHATGQSYDSHQVLERLARERDYKAMLAERCVHIGALPKVNLAEIGNDHELNIDQRHTAYSLNQESFKFLLDPILQTGLEKVSAMGYGLAPNALSAAEGGMSRYFSQRFAQVTNPPLDSLRESDGMTLRVALGAKPTFAPSHSKQLMIESPILQRTQLEQIRRQTQVKTITLDMLYAPDFADAAKNEQALEQALHAVCEQVAQAARSHTGIIILSDADIGKTKAAIPAILMVAAANQHMVAQGLRFNSSLILETGQAASPHDVATILGFGASAICPLSVHNRVMTEYADPESRQKALYNFQKGVEKSLMKTMGKFGLCTAESYIGGEFFESNYLDTDEPKLKPYFPNIHASVGGVRYADIAASATEWHHKALSVKDENDIPFLGLFKERQDGAGHTFGNLAVREYINMTDEPILYVPTATDGGSAAVGLEPKPPKQQADEASDTAYRDFGYDKRTPEQIDAFGITPAYRSFTRNLAQERANRPAALRDVMEFPVDIGSANSKADFDRLLGSQNLYGNNNFLVRGLQVEKTNGVVFSLHFSRDNAKSRLEQLAEHLKARFAGHDFGLTVENDVINVRVNDTDSILYFYLNNIITARNGITLDKVQPAHEITAAFASGAMSHGALLAEAHEAVAMGTNIAGAKSNSGEGGEHSSRFGTLRSSKIKQFASGRFGVWAGYLADPTIEEIEIKIGQGAKPGEGGQLPAPKVSVEIAALRGGTPKVELVSPPPHHDTYSIEDLGQLIHDAKAARVKVVVKLVSSEGIGTIAVGVAKAGADVINVAGNTGGTGAAAVTSLKNTGRSPEIGVAEVHQALAANGLRDKVVLRCSAAHQNGVDVVKSAILGGDSFEFGTTALMMLRCVMAKNCNIRCPAGLTTAHEEFKGDPRVLAQFFMNLAHEVREILADWGYGSLREIRGQTQLLHLINHPSMVGQIHLQKLLAEVQEIKIEKPIYLEKDFSIDDKIFAKVKSALFEQGQKQVIIEGDDFKLNNRNKTVGGQAAIDLERLLQYELSAEQAAASKIVYTNQHGRRYLADDTIIVRTHGSAGQSYAAFNNDGIRMEHTGTCNDGVGKTACGGVIVIKSPGGGSKLPGENVLIGNFALFGASGGKTFINGEAGDRFAVRNSGAMAVVEGVGDFACEYMINGAVLNLGGFGKGFCTGMSGGNAYQYDPDNRLQNLYDKTSVSMHSLTEGTEVAAAHEQFILYMLEQHIEYTGSEKAKAILSNWSDARQHFKFALPLWLNRTQTAEFLSQTMDRKAMIEELSVAFAQKQIGQIKQAYQTNTTLFNGAIPGYGDIDGELTLKLINSYAVIDKAQQIAKDQLNKAGQPISEVLVDKHARKLILERPRKLQDALIKNIREAYSQYDDAQLATLMAAKRLDDYKATLMLRDVQSIYSIGSTAWIIEQDNLNRQALAGVPSVDKNLASLESMAIVKDMLENQAA